A stretch of Stenotrophomonas indicatrix DNA encodes these proteins:
- the asnS gene encoding asparagine--tRNA ligase: MTVVSVEHALAGKIPEGGEVTVRGWVRTVRGSANLAFVNVTDGSCFAPIQVVAGDALANFDEIKRLTTGCSLVATGTLVKSQGKGQSFEIQASAVEVVGWVEDPLTYPIQPKPMTPEFLREVAHLRPRTNLFGAVTRIRNCLAQAVHRFFHENGFNWISTPIITTSDAEGAGQMFRVSTLDMVNLPRDAQGGIDFSRDFFGKETFLTVSGQLNVEAYCLALSKVYTFGPTFRAENSHTTRHLAEFWMIEPEIAFADLAEDARLAEEFLKYLFRAVLNERGDDLAFIAERVDKNAITKLEDFINAPFERIDYTDAVSLLQKSGKKFDFPVEWGLDLQTEHERWLTEEHVGRPVVVTNYPEHIKAFYMRLNDDGKTVAAMDVLAPGIGEIIGGSQREERLDVLDARMAQFGLDREHYSWYRDFRRYGSVPHAGFGLGFERLVVYVCGLSNIRDAIPYPRAPGSADF; the protein is encoded by the coding sequence ATGACGGTGGTCAGCGTTGAGCATGCGCTTGCCGGGAAGATCCCGGAAGGTGGCGAAGTCACGGTACGCGGTTGGGTGCGCACGGTGCGCGGTTCAGCAAATCTGGCTTTCGTGAATGTGACCGACGGCTCCTGCTTCGCCCCGATCCAGGTCGTGGCCGGCGACGCGCTGGCCAACTTCGACGAGATCAAGCGCCTGACCACCGGCTGCTCGCTGGTGGCCACCGGCACGCTGGTGAAGTCGCAGGGCAAGGGCCAGTCGTTCGAGATCCAGGCCAGCGCGGTCGAGGTGGTCGGCTGGGTCGAAGACCCGCTCACCTACCCGATCCAGCCCAAGCCGATGACGCCGGAGTTCCTGCGTGAAGTGGCGCACCTGCGCCCGCGCACCAACCTGTTCGGCGCGGTCACCCGCATCCGCAACTGCCTGGCCCAGGCCGTGCACCGCTTCTTCCACGAGAACGGCTTCAACTGGATCAGCACCCCGATCATCACCACCTCCGACGCCGAAGGCGCCGGCCAGATGTTCCGCGTGTCCACCCTGGACATGGTGAACCTGCCGCGTGACGCCCAGGGCGGGATCGACTTCAGCCGCGACTTCTTCGGCAAGGAAACCTTCCTGACCGTGTCCGGCCAGCTGAACGTCGAGGCCTACTGCCTGGCGCTGAGCAAGGTGTACACCTTCGGCCCGACCTTCCGCGCCGAGAACAGCCACACCACCCGCCACCTGGCGGAGTTCTGGATGATCGAGCCGGAAATCGCCTTCGCCGACCTGGCCGAAGACGCACGCCTGGCCGAGGAATTCCTGAAGTACCTGTTCCGCGCGGTGCTCAACGAGCGCGGCGACGACCTGGCCTTCATCGCCGAGCGCGTGGACAAGAACGCGATCACCAAGCTGGAAGACTTCATCAACGCGCCGTTCGAACGCATCGATTACACCGATGCGGTCAGCCTGCTGCAGAAGTCCGGAAAGAAGTTCGACTTCCCGGTCGAATGGGGCCTGGACCTGCAGACCGAGCACGAGCGCTGGCTGACCGAGGAACACGTCGGTCGCCCGGTGGTGGTGACCAACTACCCCGAGCACATCAAGGCCTTCTACATGCGCCTGAACGATGACGGCAAGACCGTCGCGGCGATGGACGTGCTGGCCCCGGGCATCGGCGAGATCATCGGTGGCAGCCAGCGCGAAGAGCGCCTGGACGTGCTGGATGCACGCATGGCGCAGTTCGGCCTGGATCGCGAGCACTACAGCTGGTACCGCGATTTCCGCCGCTACGGCTCGGTACCGCACGCTGGCTTCGGCCTGGGCTTCGAGCGCCTGGTGGTGTACGTCTGCGGTCTGTCCAACATCCGCGATGCGATCCCCTACCCGCGCGCCCCGGGCAGCGCGGACTTCTAA
- a CDS encoding FMN-binding negative transcriptional regulator, with protein MFTPRAFAETDLLWLDRLLARDPFVTVLTAGGDGLPELTRLPVLYQRDGDHIELRGHWARANPQARHSGAAKVLVEGPHGYVSASWYPDKEPMARVPTWNYAAAELRGQLQPFDDTDALAQLVSDTGDHFEASVGQDWRFEPERDDHRRQLRGIVGFRFTVEQVQLTLKLSQNHPEANQQAVMAELERLDNPHSTELAQWMRRYRDEAAAGS; from the coding sequence ATGTTCACCCCGCGCGCTTTCGCCGAGACCGACCTGCTGTGGCTGGATCGCCTGCTGGCGCGTGATCCATTCGTCACCGTGCTGACCGCCGGTGGCGATGGCCTGCCGGAACTGACCCGGCTGCCGGTGCTGTACCAGCGCGACGGCGACCACATCGAGCTGCGCGGCCACTGGGCCCGTGCCAACCCGCAGGCACGCCACAGCGGTGCGGCCAAGGTGCTGGTGGAGGGGCCGCATGGCTATGTATCGGCCAGCTGGTATCCGGACAAGGAACCGATGGCACGGGTGCCCACCTGGAACTACGCCGCCGCCGAGCTGCGCGGCCAGTTGCAGCCCTTCGACGATACCGATGCCCTGGCCCAGCTGGTCAGCGATACCGGCGACCACTTCGAAGCCAGCGTCGGCCAGGACTGGCGGTTCGAACCCGAGCGTGACGACCACCGCCGCCAGCTGCGCGGCATCGTCGGCTTCCGTTTTACCGTCGAACAGGTGCAGCTGACGCTGAAGCTGAGCCAGAACCACCCCGAGGCCAACCAGCAAGCGGTGATGGCCGAACTGGAACGCCTGGACAATCCCCATTCCACCGAACTGGCGCAGTGGATGCGCCGGTATCGCGACGAAGCCGCCGCAGGCAGCTGA
- the can gene encoding carbonate dehydratase, with amino-acid sequence MKDIHKLLQNNREWADRIEKEDPDFFHQLAKQQHPEYLWIGCSDSRVPANQIIGMAPGEVFVHRNVANVVVHTDLNCLSVIQYAVDQLKVKHILIVGHYGCGGVHASLNNTRVGLADNWLRHVGDVAQKHAAIMDAIEEPELKHARLCELNVIEQVVNACRSTIVQDAWARGQKLMVHGWVYSLKDGRVREMGIDVGAPEELQPAYEKALSYVPRRGRRD; translated from the coding sequence ATGAAAGACATCCACAAGCTGCTGCAGAACAACCGCGAATGGGCTGACCGGATCGAGAAGGAAGATCCTGACTTCTTCCATCAGCTGGCCAAGCAGCAGCATCCGGAATACCTGTGGATCGGCTGTTCCGATTCGCGCGTGCCGGCCAACCAGATCATCGGCATGGCCCCGGGTGAGGTGTTCGTGCATCGCAATGTGGCCAACGTGGTGGTGCATACCGACCTGAACTGCCTCAGCGTGATCCAGTACGCCGTGGACCAGCTGAAGGTGAAGCACATCCTGATCGTTGGCCATTACGGCTGCGGCGGCGTGCACGCCAGCCTGAACAACACGCGGGTGGGCCTGGCCGACAACTGGCTGCGCCATGTCGGTGACGTGGCGCAGAAGCACGCCGCGATCATGGATGCGATCGAGGAGCCGGAGCTGAAGCATGCCCGCCTGTGCGAACTGAACGTGATCGAGCAGGTGGTCAACGCCTGCCGCTCGACGATCGTGCAGGACGCCTGGGCCCGCGGCCAGAAGCTGATGGTGCACGGCTGGGTGTACAGCCTGAAGGACGGCCGCGTGCGCGAAATGGGCATCGACGTGGGCGCACCGGAAGAACTGCAGCCGGCCTACGAGAAGGCCCTGTCCTACGTTCCGCGCCGCGGCCGGCGCGACTGA
- a CDS encoding 3-hydroxyanthranilate 3,4-dioxygenase, protein MLASPINLLGWIEENRHLLKPPVGNKMIDNGDFIVMVVGGPNSRTDFHYDEGPEWFYQLEGEMVLKVQEDGAVRDIPIRAGEIFLLPGKVPHSPRRPPGGIGLVVERKRLPHERDGVIWHCERCNHKLYEEYFTLQNIETDLPKVFAHYQASLELRTCSACGHVDPLPGPVAA, encoded by the coding sequence ATGCTTGCCTCCCCCATCAACCTGCTGGGCTGGATCGAGGAAAACCGGCATCTGTTGAAGCCGCCGGTCGGCAACAAGATGATCGACAACGGTGATTTCATCGTGATGGTGGTCGGCGGGCCGAACAGCCGCACCGATTTCCACTACGACGAAGGCCCGGAGTGGTTCTACCAGCTGGAAGGCGAGATGGTGCTGAAGGTGCAGGAGGATGGCGCGGTGCGCGATATCCCGATCCGTGCCGGCGAAATCTTCCTGCTGCCGGGCAAGGTGCCGCACTCACCGCGGCGCCCGCCCGGTGGCATCGGCCTGGTGGTCGAGCGCAAGCGCCTGCCGCATGAACGCGACGGCGTGATCTGGCATTGCGAGCGCTGCAACCACAAGCTGTACGAAGAGTACTTCACGCTGCAGAACATCGAGACCGACCTGCCGAAGGTGTTCGCGCACTACCAGGCCAGCCTGGAACTGCGCACCTGCAGCGCGTGCGGCCACGTGGATCCATTGCCGGGACCAGTGGCGGCCTGA
- the kynU gene encoding kynureninase, which produces MSDLLSRTHAIALDAADPLRPLRQEFLIPRHGGGEQTYFVGNSLGLQPRGAQAAVQEVMKQWGELAVEGHFTGPTQWLSYHRLVSAQLARVVGALPSEVVAMNTLSVNLHLMMVSFYRPTAERPVILMEAGAFPTDRHAVEAQIRFHGFDPADCLVEVQPDEANGTISMAAIERAIAAHGPRLALVLWPGVQYRSGQAFDLDAITRAARLQGARIGFDLAHSVGNLPLRLHDVAPDFAVWCHYKYLNSGPGAVAGAFVHERHHRDTTLPRFAGWWGHDEATRFQMAPQFTPAVGAEGWQLSNPPILGLAPLRASLDLFERAGMESLRSKSLALTGMLDALVRARLPQVLEIVTPAEPERRGCQLSLRVIGGRERGRALFEHLRAIGVLGDWREPDVIRISPTPLYNRYLDVHHFVEEVEAWAGL; this is translated from the coding sequence ATGTCCGACCTGCTCAGCCGCACACACGCCATTGCCCTTGATGCCGCCGATCCGCTGCGGCCGCTGCGGCAGGAATTCCTGATTCCGCGCCACGGTGGCGGTGAGCAGACCTACTTCGTCGGCAACTCGTTGGGCCTGCAGCCACGCGGCGCACAGGCTGCAGTGCAGGAAGTGATGAAGCAGTGGGGCGAACTGGCGGTGGAAGGCCACTTCACCGGGCCGACCCAATGGCTGTCATACCACCGCCTGGTCAGCGCACAGCTGGCCCGCGTGGTCGGTGCGCTGCCCAGCGAAGTGGTGGCAATGAACACGCTGAGCGTGAACCTGCACCTGATGATGGTCAGCTTCTACCGGCCCACGGCCGAACGCCCGGTGATCCTGATGGAAGCCGGCGCGTTCCCGACCGACCGCCATGCGGTGGAAGCACAGATCCGCTTCCATGGCTTCGACCCGGCCGACTGCCTGGTGGAAGTGCAACCGGATGAAGCCAACGGCACGATCTCGATGGCCGCCATCGAACGCGCGATCGCCGCGCACGGTCCGCGCCTGGCGCTGGTGCTGTGGCCCGGCGTGCAATACCGCAGCGGCCAGGCCTTCGACCTCGATGCGATCACCCGCGCAGCGCGTCTGCAGGGCGCGCGCATCGGCTTCGACCTGGCGCACTCGGTCGGCAACCTGCCGCTGCGCCTGCATGACGTCGCCCCGGATTTTGCCGTGTGGTGCCACTACAAGTACCTCAACAGCGGTCCCGGCGCAGTAGCCGGTGCCTTCGTGCACGAGCGCCATCATCGCGACACCACGCTGCCGCGCTTTGCCGGCTGGTGGGGCCACGACGAAGCCACCCGCTTCCAGATGGCACCGCAGTTCACGCCAGCGGTCGGTGCCGAGGGCTGGCAGCTGAGCAACCCGCCGATCCTCGGCCTGGCACCGCTGCGGGCATCGCTGGACCTGTTCGAACGTGCCGGCATGGAATCGCTGCGCAGCAAGTCGCTGGCACTGACCGGCATGCTCGACGCACTGGTACGCGCGCGCCTGCCGCAGGTGCTGGAAATCGTCACCCCGGCCGAGCCGGAGCGCCGCGGCTGCCAGCTGTCGCTGCGGGTGATCGGTGGCCGCGAGCGTGGACGCGCCCTGTTCGAACACCTGCGCGCCATCGGCGTGCTGGGTGACTGGCGCGAACCGGACGTGATCCGCATCTCGCCCACCCCGCTCTACAACCGCTACCTCGACGTGCACCACTTCGTCGAGGAAGTGGAAGCCTGGGCTGGCCTGTAA